A stretch of DNA from Erwinia aphidicola:
GTTAGCGTGCTGTTGTGTAGTGTCTTGCGACGATGAAACATTACCCAATATTGAGGTAAACACCTAACATAAATTAATCAATTCCTCATCTTTAGGAATTTCCTTTTTTTGTAAAAATAATAACATTAGCGTAGCTGACGCGATGTTCAGTTAAACTTAATAAACGATAAAGCGCTAACCGGCGTTTACGCCAGGTAATCTGTGGTCTCTTCATTTAGCGGCATGAAAATTTGATTAGCGCGGCAGGAGTGGCAGTTGCAGAAATGTCAGCAAAGCGTCAGCAAACGTAAAGGTTACATTAATCCTGCCACACGGCATCACGCACATTGATAGCGCGCGGCAGTAATCCCAGCGCATAGAAGCGGTCGGCAATGGTTTGCTGCGCACGGATCACGCTCAGGTCCATGCGCTGCGTCTGGTGGCTGCGGCGCAGCAGAGCGTGCGATAGCGCCTCAGGTCCCAGCCCCAGTTCGGCGGCCAGCAGGGCGGTGGCCTCTGCGTGGTTAGCATCAATGAAGCGCCCGGTCTGCTCCAGCGCCCGTATCACGCTGTGCAGCAGGTCCGCCGAGTGTGCGGCAAAGTCACGATGCGCGAGGTAAAACTGATGATTGCTCACCCGGCCGCACCCGTCAGCAATCACTCTTAAGCAACCGCTCTGCTCGGCGTCGCTCAGCAGCGGGTCCCACATCATCCAGGCATCGACCGCGTGATAATCGCTGGGCGTCAGCGGATATTTTGGCGGTGCATAGAGCACGCGCACGTCGTTCAGCGTCATTCCGGCTTCATCCAGCATCTGCACCAGCAGATAGTGCACGTTAGATCCCTTATTCACTGCGATACGTTTGCCGCGCAGGTCGGCAAGCGTTTGAATCGGGCTGTCCTGCGCCACCAGCAGCGCCACGCTCTGAGGCGCGGCGGGTTCCCAGGCAACGTACAGCAGGGGATTGTTCTCGGCCTGGGCAAAGACCGGCGGCACTTCCCCGGTGGTGCCGAAATCAATCTCACGGCTGCTGAGTGCGTGCAGCAGCTGTGGTCCGGCGGGGAACTCGCTCCACAGCACGCTGATGCCCGTTCCGGCAAAGCTCGCCTCCAGGCTCTGCCGCGCTTTAAGAATGCCGAGGTTGCCAAATTTCTGGTAGCCAATGCGCAGTTCGCGATCGCCCGCAGGGCGCTGGGCAGTCTGGCGCGCATCGCCGCTCGCCAGACTGCGGCGCGCCTTGATCAGTCCAAGATGGCCAAGATGAGTGCGCAGCGTATTGCGGCTGACGCCCAGCAGCGTGGCGGCCTGGAGCTGATTTTCACCGCTCAGCTCAAAAGCATTGCGCACTAAAGCGTCGATCACCCGCTGGTAGATTGGTCCGCTCTCCTGCTGCAGCTGCTGGCGCAGAAACTGGTCCAGCGCCTGCTCACCCGCCGCGAAAGCTGGCCCTGGCGCGACCGGGTTGAGGCGCAGCTGCTGCGGAGCGATCAGCGGCTCGCGGCTCAGCAGCACCGCATTGTGCAGGGTATTTTCCAGCTCACGCACGTTGCCCGGCCACGCATACTCCATCAGCGCCGCAAGGCTGTCGTCGGTTAAACGCAGCTGCGGGCGCCCCAGGCGGCGGGCGTACAGCGTGAGAAAATGCTCGGCTAGCAGCGGGATATCTTCGCGGCGCTGGCGCAGCGGCGGCAGGGTGACCGCCGCCACATTGAGGCGATAAAACAGATCTTCGCGAAAGCGGCGTTCACGGATTGCCACCGCGAGATCCACGTGGGTGGCAGCGATCACTCGTACGTTGACCTTTACCGGGCGGCGCGACCCGACTCGCGTCACTTCGCGCTCCTGCAGCACGCGCAGCAGCTTAACCTGCAGCGGCAGGCTCAGCTCGCCGATCTCATCCAGCAGCAGCGTGCCGCCCTCCGCCGCTTCAAACCAGCCCTGATGGCGTTCACCCGCGCCGGTAAACGCGCCTTTCTCATGGCCGAACAGCTCGGATTCCGCCAGGCTTTCGGTTAGCGCACCGCAGTTCACCGCAACAAAGGGCTGCGTCCGGCGCGGGCTGTGATGATGCAGATAGCGCGCCACCACCTCTTTGCCGGTGCCGGTCTCACCGACAATCAGCACGGTAGCATCGGTTGGCGCAAGGCGGTCCAGCACGCTCTGAAAAGCGAGGGAGGCAGGGTCAATCAGTAACGGGCCGGAATGCTGCATAGTGTGCTCCTTATACTCAGAGCAGGCAGATTACCCTGGCGTACGCCAGCTAACGACCCGCTGGGGAGCCGCTTTGCTGCAAATGAAGCAGCCTGTGGTCAGTGACTGCTGCAAATGCAGCAGAAAAAGCGGCTGGCATTACTTTTCAACGTCATGAAAAATAAGGTTTTTAACAGAATTACACTCTGGCACGTTTCCTGCTAACTGGTTTATAACCAAAGCGTAACTTTCTATCGAATAAATTCAGATATAGTTATATAGGAAACGAATAATGAGCGACTCAGCGCAGAAAAATATCAACGTATTCTGGTTTCTCCCGACCCACGGCGACGGGCGCTATCTTGGCACCACCGAGGGCGGGCGCGCCGTCGACCTGCCGTATCTACAGCAGGTCGCGCTGGCCGCTGATAACCTCGGCTATTACGGGGTGCTGATCCCGACGGGTAAAAGCTGCGAGGACTCCTGGCTGGTGGCTGCGGCGCTGGCACCGATCACCAAACGCCTGCGCTACCTGGTGGCGGTGCGCCCCGGACTGCAGCCGCCAAGCCTTGCGGCGCGCATGGCCGCCACGCTTGACCGTTTGTCAGAAGGGCGACTGCTGATCAATGTGGTGACCGGTGGCGACCCGGTGGAGAACAAAGGCGACGGTATTTTCCTCAGCCACGCCGAGCGCTATCAGGTGACCCGTGAGTTTCTCGAAGTCTATTCACGCCTGCTGGCGGGGGATAAGGTCGATTTTCACGGTGAACATATTCACGTTGAGGGGGCAGAAATTCTGTTCCCTCCGGTGCAGGAAAACGGCCCACCGCTCTATTTTGGCGGTTCATCCGATGAGGCGATAGACGTGGCCGCCAATCAGGTCGATACCTATCTCACCTGGGGTGAGCCGGTGGCTCAGGTCGCGGAAAAACTGGCGGTAGTGCGTGAACGCGCCGCGGCGCGCGGGCGCACGCTCGACTACGGTATTCGCCTGCATGTCATCGTGCGCGAAACCGAAGAGGAAGCCTGGGCCGCCGCCGACCGCCTGATCGCCCACGTTGACGATGACACTATCGCCGCCGCACAGAAGATTTTCTCGCGCATGGATTCCGCAGGCCAGGCGCGGATGAGCGCGCTGCACAGCGGTTCACGCGACGGGCTGCGCATCGGGCCAAACCTGTGGGCCGGTGTCGGGCTGGTGCGCGGGGGCGCGGGCACCGCGCTGGTTGGCAGCCCGCAGCAGGTGGCGGACCGCATTCGCGAATATCAGGAGCTGGGCATCCAGAACTTTATCCTGTCCGGCTACCCGCATCTGGAAGAGGCGCACCGCTTTGCCGAGCTGGTGATGCCGCTGCTACCGCTGGCGAGCAATGGCGATAAAAAACAGCGCACGGTAAACACCGGGCCGTTTGGCGAAACCATCGGTGGCGATCTGCGCCCGAAAGCGCAAAAGCAAACCAGCGCAAGTTAAAGGGGGATTTTCCATGAGTCAGTCAACGCCGATTAAATTTGCCTACTGGGTACCGAATGTTTCAGGTGGCCTGGTCATCAGTCATATCGCACAGCGCACCAGCTGGGATTTTGACTATAACCGCAAGCTCGCGCAGATTGCCGAGCAGGCTGGTTTCGAGTATGCGCTGACGCAGATCCGCTTTACCGCCGGATACGGCGCTGATAATCAGCATGAGTCGGTCAGTTTTTCCCAGGGCCTGTTGGGGGCCACCGAGAAGCTGAAGGTGATCGCCGCGCTGCTGCCAGGCCCCTGGAATCCAACGCTGGCGGCGAAACAGATCGCCACCATCAGCCACCTGTCGAATGCGCGCATCGCGGTGAATATCGTCAGTGGATGGTTTCGCGGCGAGTTCAAAGCGATTGGCGAGCCGTGGCTCGATCATGAAGAGCGCTATCTGCGATCCGAAGAGTTTATTCGCTGCCTGAAGGGCATCTGGCGCGAACCGACCTTTAACTTTGCCGGCGATTTCTACCGCTACCGCGACTACTCGCTGAAGCCAAAGCCACTGGACCCACAGCCGGAGATTTTCCAGGGCGGCAGCTCGCGTGCAGCGCGTGATATGGCCGCACGCGTCTCCGACTGGTACTTCACCAATGGCAATACCGTGGAAGGTATTCGCCAGCAGGTTGAAGATATCCGTCACAAAGCAGCAGCCAATCAGCATCAGGTAAAAATTGGCGTTAACGGTTTTGTTATCGCGCGTGACAGCGAGCAGGAAGCGCAACAGGTGCTACAGCAGATCCTCGACCACGCCAACCCTGATGCGGTAAAAGGCTTCCAGCATGAGGTTAAAAATGCCGGCAGCGCCTCGCCGGAAGGGGAAGGTAACTGGGCAAAATCCACGCTCGAGGATCTGGTGCAGTACAATGATGGTTTTAAAACTAACCTGATCGGTACTCCGCAGCAGATTGCCGAACGTATTATGGCGCTAAAACAGGCCGGAGTGAGCCTGATGCTGCTGGGCTTCCTGCATTTCCAGGAAGAGGTCGAATTCTTTGGCCGTGAAGTGATCCCGCGGGTGCGCGAGCTGGAGCGGCAACAACAGCTGGAGTTGAGTCATGGCTGAGCGTCATATCGTTATCGTCGGCGGCGGGTTTACCGGCACCGCCACGGCCATCCATCTGGCCGGGCTCGGTGACGCCGGGCTGACGGTAACGGTGATTGAGCCACGGCCGCAGCTGGCCTGCGGAGTGGCTTACGGCACGCGCGACCCTGCACACCGCATCAACGTTCCGGCCGACCGCATGCAGCTCTCGGCGGCGCAACAGGGCGATTTTGACCGCTGGTTCCGCGCCTCGCAAGCGTTTGCGCAGGATGCCGATGCGCAGTGGCACGACGGTAAAGTTTACCCGCAGCGCGGGCAGTTTGCCGCCTGGGTTGCTGAGCAGTTCACCCAGGCACAGCAGAGCTCGGCGGTG
This window harbors:
- a CDS encoding aliphatic sulfonate ABC transporter substrate-binding protein, which translates into the protein MQHSGPLLIDPASLAFQSVLDRLAPTDATVLIVGETGTGKEVVARYLHHHSPRRTQPFVAVNCGALTESLAESELFGHEKGAFTGAGERHQGWFEAAEGGTLLLDEIGELSLPLQVKLLRVLQEREVTRVGSRRPVKVNVRVIAATHVDLAVAIRERRFREDLFYRLNVAAVTLPPLRQRREDIPLLAEHFLTLYARRLGRPQLRLTDDSLAALMEYAWPGNVRELENTLHNAVLLSREPLIAPQQLRLNPVAPGPAFAAGEQALDQFLRQQLQQESGPIYQRVIDALVRNAFELSGENQLQAATLLGVSRNTLRTHLGHLGLIKARRSLASGDARQTAQRPAGDRELRIGYQKFGNLGILKARQSLEASFAGTGISVLWSEFPAGPQLLHALSSREIDFGTTGEVPPVFAQAENNPLLYVAWEPAAPQSVALLVAQDSPIQTLADLRGKRIAVNKGSNVHYLLVQMLDEAGMTLNDVRVLYAPPKYPLTPSDYHAVDAWMMWDPLLSDAEQSGCLRVIADGCGRVSNHQFYLAHRDFAAHSADLLHSVIRALEQTGRFIDANHAEATALLAAELGLGPEALSHALLRRSHQTQRMDLSVIRAQQTIADRFYALGLLPRAINVRDAVWQD
- the ssuD gene encoding FMNH2-dependent alkanesulfonate monooxygenase — encoded protein: MSDSAQKNINVFWFLPTHGDGRYLGTTEGGRAVDLPYLQQVALAADNLGYYGVLIPTGKSCEDSWLVAAALAPITKRLRYLVAVRPGLQPPSLAARMAATLDRLSEGRLLINVVTGGDPVENKGDGIFLSHAERYQVTREFLEVYSRLLAGDKVDFHGEHIHVEGAEILFPPVQENGPPLYFGGSSDEAIDVAANQVDTYLTWGEPVAQVAEKLAVVRERAAARGRTLDYGIRLHVIVRETEEEAWAAADRLIAHVDDDTIAAAQKIFSRMDSAGQARMSALHSGSRDGLRIGPNLWAGVGLVRGGAGTALVGSPQQVADRIREYQELGIQNFILSGYPHLEEAHRFAELVMPLLPLASNGDKKQRTVNTGPFGETIGGDLRPKAQKQTSAS
- the sfnG gene encoding dimethylsulfone monooxygenase SfnG encodes the protein MSQSTPIKFAYWVPNVSGGLVISHIAQRTSWDFDYNRKLAQIAEQAGFEYALTQIRFTAGYGADNQHESVSFSQGLLGATEKLKVIAALLPGPWNPTLAAKQIATISHLSNARIAVNIVSGWFRGEFKAIGEPWLDHEERYLRSEEFIRCLKGIWREPTFNFAGDFYRYRDYSLKPKPLDPQPEIFQGGSSRAARDMAARVSDWYFTNGNTVEGIRQQVEDIRHKAAANQHQVKIGVNGFVIARDSEQEAQQVLQQILDHANPDAVKGFQHEVKNAGSASPEGEGNWAKSTLEDLVQYNDGFKTNLIGTPQQIAERIMALKQAGVSLMLLGFLHFQEEVEFFGREVIPRVRELERQQQLELSHG